The genomic segment GTTCAAGTACAGCCGTTCTGACAGccaatctctcaatctcatccAACAATGCTTAGTCAACCCATTTGAAATTGTGGTTATCATCAATGAGCTACAAAGCACAGAGAATTAGagtgaaaattttcaaaaacaatccaaaattcaAACACAATACCTTAAGTGATGCAGCATAACCACACCGATAGTAACGACGGTATGGATTGGCAGCGGACTTTGAAATCAACGCCACGATACTAGCTCCACACCAACATGTCTTCGGTACACCCacaactcttcttctctgttggACATTGGCTGTTGCACTCGTAGCTCCAGATGAATTGCTCATATCCAAGCTCAGCTGTTGAAGATAGAAATCGAAAATATCGATGAAGAGAGCAAAACTAAAACTAgggttctaaattttttaatttagggaTTCTTCATACTGAGTATTTATTTCGGGTTGTGAATAACTCTAATCGGGTCACAATTCGGTTTATTGTATTCGGTTTTTGGTTTCGCATTGGTTTTATGTCATCAACCGAGTAAACCAATGATAAACCACGATTTTAGCATAATGTGTGGACAGAAGTTTCGAACTTTACAATTAGGGGGATACTGGACTGAAACTTACTAATTGGGGGGACAGAGATCGAAGTTTAAAAACTGGGTGGATGTGGTGCTATATGANAACCATATGCCGGAAAATCGCTAATAGTCCATAAAAGCGCAGCTTTAAGGTTgaagttttgatctaacaaaACATCATAGGCTTCAACCCCGTTGTACCATAGCTCCTTTAACTCGTCGATCAACGGTTGGAGGAAAACATCAAGACTAGCTCTTGGATGATTTGGTCCTGAATTCAGAATTGTTAGGAACAAATACTCACTGTTCATGCACATATCCGGAGGTAAGTTGTATGGTGTCAAGATTATAGGCCATAACGAATGGTGTTTGGACATGCCAAAAGGATTAAAACCATCTGTACATAATCCGAGATAAACGTTTCTTGTTTCTCCTGCAAATGTAGGATGCAGATATTGGAAATTCTTCCACTCTGCTGCATCAGATGGATGACACATTACTCCGTCTTCTGAATCATGCTCAGCATGCCATCTCATCGCCGATGCAGTCTTCTCTGATTGGTACATTCTCTTCAATCTGTCAGTAATAGGTAAATACCACATACGACTAAAAGGTATTCTATTTCTTCCCTCAGTGTCCTTGAACCTTGGTTTTCCACAAAACTTGCAATGCTCCAACTTCGCATCTTCTTTCCAGAAGAGCATACAATTATCTATACATACATCAAATGTATGGTACGGCAATCCTATCTTTCGCATCAAAGACTCTGTCTCGTAGTATGAACCGGTTGCCTGATTACCCTCTGGTAAATACTCCGTAAATAATTCAGCCCATGAGTCCATGCAGGTTTCAGATAAATTATGATCTACTTTGTTGTTCATGAAACGAGCAGCCAACGACAATTTTGACTGACCTTCCCGACACCCATCATAAATTGGATTATTTGCAGCATCTAACATATCATAAAACCGTTTTGCATCTTGGGTAGGTTCTTCATGAACATGAGATCCACTTTCATGTTCATGTTGATGATACTGATTAAATGGTGTAGTaccatgaaatgcatcattcaccataccAGCAAATACATTCCCACCATTTCCTCCGTCAAATTCTACTGATTGACCACCCCACGTATAATCTACATTACCATAATGACTACTCGTTCCTTCCCCAACTACATTATAATCCTCACCATGTTCAAACCATACATAATATCCAGGCGTGAATCCTCTACTATGCAAATGCGATGAGATCGTACGAGCATGAAATGACTTTTCATTTTGACATCTAATACAAGGGCAGAGAAACCTACCTCCACTGTTATGTGCTGATGACTGGTTACTTGCAAAAGCTATGAACTGATCTACCCCCTCCAAAAATGCCTTCGAGATATGATTTGTGTCTGGATCGATCCTGTTGTACATCCACTCTCTTGAATAATTCCACATTTTTTCTTCGcttgtttttttctcactttttttcttcttttctttttctccttttttctttctctattttttcgctctttgcttttcttgtaCCAAATAATTGAAATGAGAGGTGTGAGAAATGAGACGAGAGAGCGGTTGCTTATATATAGGGATAATGTTATCACCGTTTTGCGACTACCAGATAAGAGTCACAAATTTGCGACCATTTTGTGACTCATTTGCCACCTTTTTACGACCACTTAAGGACTACAATTATATGTCGGCAAAGTACAGTACACCACCTATCCTCAACATTTTCCACGTTTTTAACTAACTTTTGTTTACGACTACTTTGCAACGAAGTTATAACTGATACAGGTAGTTACAACTCCGTCGCAAATTTGTAACGAAATTGCGACCAAAATTAACGACGTCAATGATAGTCGCTAACTCGTTGCTGTTTGCGACTGTTTCGCGACTCGTACTATAGTGCTTTTATAGTAGTCTTAGTTTAGTCGCAAATGAGCAACGCCTTCGCAACTATTTTTATTAGTCGCATATTTAGGACCATTTAGCGACCAAATTTTCTGTAGTTGTGTTATAGTAGCAAATAGGTCACAAAACGGTCGCTAATTTTTGTGACCATTAATGTGGTCGCAAATAGTAGTCTCAAAACAaaggttttcttgtagtgaaaagATATTGTAGATACATGTACGATAGATGTAAAGAGCTTATGTATTGTGGCTTGTCCACTTTTGGATGCACTATTATATCTTCTTCACAATTTGGAATAGACATGTCACCCACAATAAGTCCAGCTATCTCGTCTCCTTGTGGAAGGTCAAATTGTCTACCACGTtcttaatttttgattaatctGATTAAGTATTCTTCAATTGTTCTGGATTCATATCTATCTCTAGCAATTCTGAACACTTTAGCTAACTCATTGtattcatcaaacattttaattaatccGCTGAGAATACTTTCaactcattatttttttcttttagcaaGTGCATTAAGACTGATTTTGTAGTTCATGAGcgatatcatatatgtatagcTGCGCAAAACGTGGTAGATCTCCTTCGACTGGTAGTAGAGATCCAATTTTGTGGTAATTCTGACCATGCATACGAAAAGTGAAAAGACCATTTCCTGAATTGatatcataataaaattttccacCCATTGATGTAAAAGTAAGCATTGAATTATATACTCGTATATTGTTCTGAAACAATGTTGACCCATGCTTCTAGTGTAGCTCTAAGCCGCATATGAGGTTCATCTCTAAGCGCTTTCTCCATCATAACAATCTGATCATTATTCATAatagttttattctttttgttggcTGACTTTTCATTCTTTTCACAGTTTTGGTTTCCATCTCTACTGCTCATGTTTGAAAATTCTAATTGCGTTCGATATATTGGAAtgacctcttcctctctctatatatatgacaaagatatgtagtctttatatttaaattctttttcttttatgattaggccaagaattttatataatgtttgattattttgtataaatattattattgtagaagaattttatttagaaactCCATGTATCTTTATCGtcagattatttttataatttattttaggattagtaatttttttgtttcttattttttttaaaaattccctttcttttaaaattagaaatttgtgtaaaattgacacttgtGACGATCTtgtgagttagtaacttttgaaactgacacatgtcacgatctggtgagtttgtaacttttgaaaccatactttatataataagataacagtctttttgaataaattatttgattgatgaaaaaaaatatgaggtgatctattttttttttcttttttttacttcaacaatttttttctttatgtaaaggtgagtatttatatatttctagaacaacaattaatttttatggtaggttttgaatttttacatttttattttttaaaattttaataaatttagaattgacatgtgtcaacatctgaataatacaattgacacgtgtcacaatcttgttaatgagtaactttgacatcaagctttatataataagattctttaaaaataatatctattgaattaaaagttttactgagtaacgggtcaaaatttgaatatttaaattcaatttcatatttttctgttgaattttatatttttataaaatataataaactttaaataatttattttgaaataattttaaaatattgaaacttgatataaaatttagaaactataaacactctaaaatgatttgttatagcaatgtcaataatatgtcactataatatgaaagaatttcaagaaactaagtatattaaaacaaaaagtataacaatatattaaattactcataatataataactcgccttttaaaaactatttacaaaattatgtcttataatgacaatAGATTAGGACCCGTCCCATATGcaggtttaaaatttttaaaataaaaataaatttaacaaaaaatataaaataaatatttttagtaagtaaaaactatctataaaattaaattgatacACGGAGTTGTTCAATGGGATATTTTGTGTAAATGTGGAGactctgcggttgagactattaatcatgttttttttgaatGCCCTCGCTCGTGTGaaatttgggatttatctccTACTCTGCTCTCGTCGGAGAGTTTTccttttccatatgagtcgctgaactcgaatttggattttgttttctggaggcgtgcctctcaacagggtgatcctgatcaactttttcaattaccatggatttAATGAGCAATCTAGaaggccataaataaaaaagtttttcaaggttttGGAGATCgaggcgaatgatataattactcATGCTTTGGGCaataagttagcctgggaagaggcgctctcttttacaaCGGTCATGTAAGCTCTATCTCTGTCTTCGGATGTCCATGTTTCTTCACCTGGTTGTCATATTGATgattcttggaaagcaaccaatgtgcattcaggattgggctggtggtgttgcgttggtgaggagcgaagcttgttgttgggggccaagtggctaagacggagcccctccccctacattcggagttagaagcgttgttgttgGTTATAGAGTGGATACGTGctgcagggatcgcttgtcaacatttcgagactgattgtgctgagttactcactatcgTGCAGTCCCTGAAGATtggccgtccttctccaacctgctcgatgagtttagctcactggagtccttcccactattctatatatcttggatcccgcgtgcgtcaaatacgaaggcagattgtcttgcatgtgcttcgcgttctcttatcactgaagtttcttttgtaaaccccttcctTCAAGATTGGACAACTGACCGAGGAATTTTCTTCTAacttattgtttggttgaaaaaaagaaagtaaatagaCACACTTATAGTtaaaaaatagttgtagattagttcaaagttattaaaattaaattaaatttaacaaagaatatatatttaattcttttcataagtaaaaataaagtataaaagtaaagagataaaattttagttatagaaaatagttctttttttgttataatacactaatgtaaatctatttacaaatctattatatacattaccactaaaagtaaatttgtacacacaaatatattttactgttaaaatatactctttagtcttcacatctttatgaacacattaaataacctattatatgtctcttcactttaacatttttatatttacaaaaacgcatacgttaatattacatactcctatcttatatattacaatagcaatatttatgaataaattaattgattagtgaaaaaaaaatatgagacaatctactattttttattttaacttcaaccatcttttttttttatgtaaaggtgagtatttaaatttttttagaaacagttattaattgtatattttcacaatcaattttttatcttatataaaaagtaatttttttcttgtaaaattagcaacttaaaattaaaataaataaaatatattataatttcgaattttatgatatataaaatatttataatttccttataatgatcttttttaaaattttaaagctgtttaaattttatacttttcttataatttccttttaatatttttaaaactgttaatagttttgttttacatttggaagtttacaaaggtttttttttctttaaaagattttaaataaaattaggttttcttttctctattttacttttatataaaacatttttatggtaggttttaaatttttacattttttgttatttaaacttttaataaatttagatttgaCATGTATTAaaatctgaatgatacaattgacacgtgtcatgatcttgttaatgagtaactttgacatcaagatttatataataagattcaagtcatgatataaaatatacattgttgaaataacttcacatacataaaataatacaacacattaaattttattttaaaatataaaatatacaaaattttgtataaaataaaatttaaccaatgttatatcacgggtacttatctagaatcattaacaatataaaatttacaaaatatgtgtctttttcaagccatcatatttagcatatgatttaattgcataatgttttatccaaaaaatttttttaaaacaatcacataaattaaattttatataaaaattacaatataaataaaatgaatttcaactcgtgctctagcacgagTCTTATTCTAGTTGTTTATTATATTGGAACACACAACATATCAAGTTTTAACTCATCAAATCCAAACCCTTTAAATATCTTCAGACTACATATGATTATGGTAAGCAACTAAAatccctatattagtaaaagagaaataCAACTTCTATTTTGGACAAAAATGCCCCAAcgacaaaaacaagaaaacaatgtaAGTAAAGTTAAATAAGACATTTAACAAAAATGAATCGGGTTACATTTTAGCAATAACCCGGAAATTGGCAATCGGATAGTTGCTACAGCgattataacaaaacaaaaaataagttgGACTTTAGTGGGCTACGTTAAAAATCAACTTAACGGGCTTAGCGCAAAAATCATTTCCGtttaaaaactttaatgggtCTCACATGTTCAAAAGTCAATTTAATGGCATACGTTATGAACAAACAAGaacttttttggaaaaaaaaaaatactataattggTTTCGCAATCCTATCACGACAACTAAGGGAATCATTACGATATTAAATCTCATCACCTAATTTAAGAATATTTGAAAATCTTACTAAACAGTTTATTAGGGAGGTAATTGATTTCCTAATTCTAAATCTACTTAAATTTTATCCTTAACTAACACTAAAAACAATATCGATATTAAGAGATATCAAtctcataattaattattgtgattaatacaactaattataagaatatacACAAAATCTGACCTAATGGTGGATCTGTGAACTCTTCATATAAATAGGGATGGTTGTCATCAAAGGTTCAATCATCATACCTTTCAGACTATCTCACCTCTCTCTTCTATCATCATTTTTGATCCTATCATGGTCAGCTCTATGTAACAGTTTTAGGAGTTACTTCAAAGAAAGCTCTAAAAAGTATTGATAATGggcaaagaagcaaaacaacagAAGGAGACGGTTAATGTGATGTTTGAAGtatttcaaaatctttttttcaattttatatgaaGAAAACTTTTCTTTATCAGGTATACCATCCTATATACCTACATCCACtcagtatatagtatatactctGCCGTTCACATTTTCTAATAACTAAACTGCATtttcagatttaaaaaaaaaaacgaagtaaAGGGAAAAGGTGGACTATCTATCTTAGAGGATTTTACCGGAGAAGAACAGATTAAAAAGCCACGATTGATTCAATTCAATCTATTCTTACATATTCAAACATTCAATCTATACAAGTATTTTTGCAgctgctcaaaaatactttttagaaagtttttacatttaatgcattgactttaatattagttaccaaaacttcaaaattaattataggtaagatttttaaattaagaaaaattttctacctcattcaaacataaatatatgattctctttcatttttatttgaatttatatttaaattatcttaaattattttataatatatttagttaataaaaattgtgattttttcctgcatttgaggtaatacaaaattttaaaaacggacatatattactcaatatataaataaaaaatacgggtacaatatcccacatcgtctaaaaaaattgggcaatgatttagagtcatactataaaagagaccaaaatgattctgaatacaaatatgattctgaatacaaatgagtagaaacctTGACTTCTCAGacatttaaactttaaaaacttttatttggtttattctggttatttattttaaatatttttaaaaagttaaatatgaaaaaattttaaaaagttaaatatcttaaatattataccgtagatacacaataaatattaaaaattaagatgatatagtgtgagttaaaatatctcgggacggggttatatagcgggatgggttttatcgatatttatataaattaaaaaatattattaattcggtgttacacgggtaaaacatcatttcattattttgttaatactgTCGGTATTAGAGAATAGACataactaattaaattgattaaataaatattatgtaaaaaataaattaattacggtattatatgttttatttaacaattattatataattataatctatttaaccaacaaatataactaataatttaaatattttagttatcaCTAACTTTTTCCAGTATATAACTTCTAAAAAATCcagctcaaaaattaaatagccattttttattcataataAGGTTTTTCCGAAACATAAtacaatgtgttttttttttggcaaacacaATACAATGTTATGAACTTAGATATATGAACAAATTTTGTAAACGTATTGTGGAAATGTGAATCATAACAGAGTCTTATCTTTGATTATCTTCTTTTCCGAAAatttaggggggtgtattcaacttgacattttaaatgatttgtgtgaaacttacaaatcctatgttattcaatcatttattttaaaaagtctattaaaatccactgttattgaactgatgatttaaaaatctagtttaaaatccactgttattcaaaatagtttgtggatttggattttaatgatttttgagattctggaggatttaggtgggatttgtttagttaaaaatagagaaatccaaatctcatggttttatgtgggatttgaaagaattttacaataaatcatatcaacttccctaaaatctttcaaaattccaaattttctaaatcccatcaaatcttccaaaatcatggtttcaatacacccctctTATTTGTAATAGGAGGTTAGGACTAGGAGCTGTagtaaaaacccaaaaaaattggaTCAGTCTAATCCACAAGTCGTACTATTCTATTCAGTAATCACTGCAAGAACAATATGATACATGATGACTCTAATAAATCAAATTACAGAAATCTAAATATAACAAGTCGTACTAGATCAATTAACAAGAATGATCAACaaacatatttgattaaaaactcAGCTTAAAATCAGAGATggatttgattaaaaaaactcCGCCAAAAATGTTGCccaatgttttttatatttcataccAAAATTATACAACATGGACTTTACTCAGtactaactaattttaaaaaacgaTCTCTAATTGTTCTAATGATTTGTGTTTACTaacaaacaatttataaaacataaaaaaattatgacaattctcataaatatcACACTTTAGTTTTTCtccaaaaataccattaaaatatttttaataccAATATTACAGAAATTATTATAGAAATAGAAGTGTATTCTAAACAACGACACTATAATGAATACAAACTGTAACACTTTCAAAAAATGTAATCAGatataataaattgaaatatttacaGCGCGGGTCTGATCCTAGTTAATAactataatcatatataaaaagtcAGCAATATTTTTAGTCTCCCTTGAGATTGGTGGTAGGTGGAATCagcttagggttttgattttttctcttgttattgagagagagaaaaaaaagaaagaaaatattaccttagggttttgattctaaaccctaaattgctAAGGTCCGCCGCGTCTCTTATATTCTGGATAACTCCTTTGCCGTCGATACTGAAacaaccgaccttttttttttttatttttttaataaataataaataataaataataaataataatataataaaataaataaaactacaactagtggtcccatacccactagccacctaaccacaatcagaaccaacagcggaataaccaataccaatcaatatccaataataatccattaataaccaataatcataacatcaacaatatccaataatccaatagcagaaatcatagaaccagcaacctagcaatgttctaatgacccaactctagcaacctagcaagccagacaacatcaaaccgagtccctagaacatcctcctcttcattgccttgattccacgatcacactttgcctttacctgcaccacaaacacatattgcaatgcatgagtattttataaacactcagtaaggcaatcctcccatctactgggcaatacacacaagcaatagagtatcaataaccaacacacaacaatcaacaaacgacaaataacaaaccaggactcagcatcgaccgacgccacacatgcatcgaccgatgccaaatggggaagcatcgatcgacacagaagctgcatcgaccgatgcaagtgtaacttgcatcgaccgatacccaatctgcatcgaccgacgcatgctcgacgtaacacgaaaaccctagagtttacgcgccgtcctcgcacttgcatcgaccgacgcaagatatgcatcgatcgacgcaacgtcgagcaccgtgatttccccaagcttctcgccggatcttcgttcctacaaccacaaaactcgatcccaagccacaagaaagcttcctaacgtccatagtcacgatctaacaagtctaacatcacacaacaaacagattaaagagtcctctagcttagataagccatggtcatgcacttacctttgccacagaagaatctgaacctcaaacaaccaagaaaacgcctctaggaagctcctacaacgttcccagctacagatctctacagatgccgcctcaaatctccagaaatcaccaagaactctcaagaacagtttctctcttttcgtttctctcaaaaacggctacacaagcctaatgagacaaaacacgatCTTAAGGGTTTCctttacccaaaacgcagcgtttgaattaagtcaaaacgcagagaattgaaaatgcatcgaccgatgcaccatctgcatcgaccgatgcaattcccaaaccgggattccggttcacggatgttacaattctcccccaccaaactagatttgtcctcgaatcttgaacaaccatcagccaaggac from the Camelina sativa cultivar DH55 chromosome 12, Cs, whole genome shotgun sequence genome contains:
- the LOC104733414 gene encoding uncharacterized protein LOC104733414, with the protein product MWNYSREWMYNRIDPDTNHISKAFLEGVDQFIAFASNQSSAHNSGGRFLCPCIRCQNEKSFHARTISSHLHSRGFTPGYYVWFEHGEDYNVVGEGTSSHYGNVDYTWGGQSVEFDGGNGGNVFAGMVNDAFHGTTPFNQYHQHEHESGSHVHEEPTQDAKRFYDMLDAANNPIYDGCREGQSKLSLAARFMNNKVDHNLSETCMDSWAELFTEYLPEGNQATGSYYETESLMRKIGLPYHTFDVCIDNCMLFWKEDAKLEHCKFCGKPRFKDTEGRNRIPFSRMWYLPITDRLKRMYQSEKTASAMRWHAEHDSEDGVMCHPSDAAEWKNFQYLHPTFAGETRNVYLGLCTDGFNPFGMSKHHSLWPIILTPYNLPPDMCMNSEYLFLTILNSGPNHPRASLDVFLQPLIDELKELWYNGVEAYDVLLDQNFNLKAALLWTISDFPLSLDMSNSSGATSATANVQQRRRVVGVPKTCWCGASIVALISKSAANPYRRYYRCGYAASLKLIDDNHNFKWVD